The DNA segment TGTTCTCCTGGCCGGGGGTTGGCCAGCTCCTGGTGGATGCGATCCACCGGCGCGACTATCCGGTGGTCCAGGCCTGTGTATTGCTGATCAGCGTGACCTACGTGGTGGTCAACATGCTTACCGATCTGGTGTACGCGTGGGCCGATCCGCGGATGCGCGGTGGAGGCGCAGGATGAGGCGCCTCGGTGTGCCGCTGCTGGTGCTGGTGCTGTGGGCGGTGGTTGCGCTCCTCGGGCCGCTGTTGCCACTGCATCCCGATCGCATCAACCTCGGCCGGATCCTCGCGGGGCCGGGACTGCATGCCTGGCTCGGCTACGACGATCTGGGGCGCTCGGTCTGGGACCGCCTGGTGATGGGGGCACGCACGTCGCTGCTGGTGGCCAGCGCCGTAGTGGTGCTGTCCGCCAGCGTCGGCACCGTGGTCGGGGGGCTCAGCGCTTGGCTGGGCGGGACGTGGGACCGTGTCATTGTGCGGATCATCGATGTGTTCCTGGCGTTTCCCGGCATCCTGTTGGCGATTGCCCTGGCGGGTATCCTGGGCCCGGGAATCGGCAATGTGGTGTTGGCATTGTGCACCGTGGGATGGGTGGGCTTCGCGCGGTTGACCCGCGCCCAGGTCCTCTCCCTGAAGCATCGGGACCATGTCCTGGCGGCGGTGGCCCTGGGGGCGGGGCAGGGACGCATCCTGTTCCGCCACCTACTGCCCTTGACGCTGGCACCCCTGCTGGTGGAGGCCACTTTCGGCGTGGCCGGCGTGGTGATCGCGGAGGCGGGACTGTCGTTTCTCGGGCTCGGGGTGCAACCGCCAGCGGCCTCCTGGGGCAGCATGATCCGGGATGGAACGCGTTACATGCTGGTGGCTCCCCATATGGTGATCGCCCCTGGCGCGGCGTTGATGGCGGTGGTGCTGGCGGTGAATCTGCTGGGGGATCGGCTGCGGGATCGGCT comes from the Chromatiales bacterium 21-64-14 genome and includes:
- a CDS encoding ABC transporter permease; this encodes MRRLGVPLLVLVLWAVVALLGPLLPLHPDRINLGRILAGPGLHAWLGYDDLGRSVWDRLVMGARTSLLVASAVVVLSASVGTVVGGLSAWLGGTWDRVIVRIIDVFLAFPGILLAIALAGILGPGIGNVVLALCTVGWVGFARLTRAQVLSLKHRDHVLAAVALGAGQGRILFRHLLPLTLAPLLVEATFGVAGVVIAEAGLSFLGLGVQPPAASWGSMIRDGTRYMLVAPHMVIAPGAALMAVVLAVNLLGDRLRDRLDVRNGSTSRRA